The segment TTGCTAAAAAATTAAGGTTCGAAGGCACTAAAGCTTTTACTTTCTTAGAGCCATAGCACCTTAGTGCCTCAGTTCCTTAATATTGCTTTGTTGATATCGGAAACCAATTTTGGACCTTCATAAATAAACCCGGTATACAATTGTACTAAACTTGCCCCGGCTTCCAGTTTTTCTAAAGCATCTTCAGCAGTATGAATTCCGCCCACGCCAATGATTGGAAACGCTTTATTGCTTTTCTCTGAAAGAAAACGAATGACTTCAGTAGAGCGTTTGGTTAATGGTTTACCAGATAATCCGCCAGTTTCTGTTTTATTTTCTGATTGTAAACCTTCTCTTGAGATGGTTGTATTGGTTGCAATCACGCCTGATATTTTGGTTTCGTTTACAATATCGATAATATCCAATAATTGTTCATCAGTTAAATCAGGTGCTATTTTCAAAAGAATTGGTTTAGCCTTAGGCTTTTTATCATTTTCATTCTGTAATGTCTGCAAAAGTTTTGTCAAAGGCTCTTTCTCCTGAAGTTCGCGAAGGTTTGGTGTGTTTGGTGAACTCACATTCACCACGAAATAATCGACATAATCAAACAAAGTTTCAAAGCAAATCAGATAATCAGAAGTCGCATCTTCGTTAGCTGTGATTTTGTTTTTACCAATGTTTCCACCAATTAAAACATCTTTATTTTTTTTCAATCTCAAGACTGCCGCATCAACGCCGCCATTATTAAAACCCATTCGGTTGATGATAGCGCTGTCTTGCTTTAAGCGAAATAAACGTTTCTTTGGATTTCCGTCCTGCGGTTTTGGAGTTAAGGTTCCGATTTCGATAAAGCCAAAACCAAAGTTGGATAATTCCTGAAAACATTTGGCATCCTTATCAAATCCGGCAGCCAAGCCTACTGGATTTTTAAATTTCAAGCCAAAAACTTCGCGTTCCAAACGAGTATCATTTACGTCATAAATTGACTTTAGAATACTGGAAACAAAAGGAATTTTGGAAATAAATCTGATAAAACTAAAGGAAAAATAATGGACTTCTTCCGGGTCAAACCAAAATAAAATGGGACGAATAAGTAGTTTGTACATGAGTAGTGTTGTTGTTACGCAAAGATAATTCGGTTATTTGGTAATTCGGTTATTTGGTTAAAAAAATTGTTTTCAAATAACAAGATAAACGCATAACCAAATCAACATATTTACTATTTTAGCCAATCAATAGTTTCAAAATGATTTCAGAACAACAGTTTCAAAAAGAACTCAATATAATTATACAAAATGGCATCCGCGAGGATATTGGTCCTGGCGATTACAGTTCGTTGGCCTGTATTCCGACTAATGCCAAAGGGAAAGCAAAGCTTTTGGTTAAAGATAACGGAATCATTGCCGGAGTAGCATTTGCCAAAATGGTTTTTGAAAATGTTGATCCAACTTTAGAAATTGAAACTTTTATTGAAGATGGAACAGCAGTAAAACATGGCGATATTGTTTTTCATGTTTCGGGAAGTTCGCAATCTATTTTGAAAGCGGAACGATTAGTGCTGAATTCGATGCAACGCATGTCTGCCATTGCTACCAAAACAAATCAATACGTAAAACTATTGGAAGGCACCAAAACTAAAGTGCTTGATACTCGTAAAACTACTCCCGGATTTCGTGCTTGTGAAAAATGGGCTGTCAAGATTGGTGGTGGTGAAAATCACCGTTTTGCTCTGTATGATATGGTAATGCTAAAGGACAATCACAATGATTTTGCAGGTGGAATTACAAATGCTATCAACAAAACCAAAGAATTTTTAAAGTTTAATGATCTGGATTTGCAGATTATTGTCGAAGCCAGAAACCTTGATGAAATAAAAGAAATTCTGGAAAGTGAAGGTGTTTACCGAATTTTGATTGACAATTTCAATTTTGATGATACAAGAAAAGCTGTCGAATTGATTGGCAACAAATGTTTGACAGAATCATCCGGAAATATCAATGAGAATACCATTCGTCAATATGCGGAATGTGGTGTGAATTATATTTCGTCAGGAGCATTGACGCATTCGGTTTATAATATGGATTTAAGTTTAAAAGCTTTTTAAATGTCGACTACAACAGAAAACAAATTCAGCAAGCTTCCTGTAATTAAACAGTTTGTCTTTCTTTTAGACGGCATAAAATTACCATGGCTTCATGGCATGTCGTTGTATGAGATGTTAAGTTTTTATTTCACCGGAATTTTTGAGGGTGAGATTTCTTATCGTGCTACGGCAATTGCATTTAGTTTTTTTATGGCGTTGTTTCCGTTTGCTCTTTTTATACTTAATCTGATTCCGTACATACCAATTGAGGGATTTCAGGAAGATTTTTTAGGCTTCGTTCAGCAAAGCGTGCCACCGACAACTTATGATGCTATTTACAAAATCATCAATGATATTTTGCACAACAGTCATAGCGGATTACTTTCGACAGGTTTTTTGATGGCTGTTTTGTTGATGACTAATGGCGTGAATGCTGTTTTAGGAGGATTTGAGGCTTCTCATCATATTCATGTTTCTTTAAAACGAAAGTTTTTTAGACAATATGTTGTTGCTTTAGCCTTGTCAATAGTATTATCGTTTCTATTGTTAATTACCGTGGCAGCGATTGTGATTTTTGAGGTTTTTATTCAAAAAACAAAAATTCAAGATGTTTTATCAGACAACATTCCGCTTATCGAAATGGGACGATACATTTTTGTTATTTTAATGATATTGATGGCTACCTCTATATTGTTCAGATATGGAATTAAGCATGATAAAAAAAGAGCTTTAGTTTCTATAGGTTCGGTTGTGACAACCATTCTGATTATTATTTCTTCTTATTTCTTTGGAATTTGGGTAGTTAAATTTTCAAAGTATAATGAGCTTTATGGTTCCATAGGAACACTGTTAGTTGTTATGTTTTACATTTGGATAAATTCAATGGTCTTGCTTTTAGGTTTTGATTTAAATGCTTCCATACATCATATTAAACGTGAAAAGCAAAAAGAAATAGATAATAAAGTACCATGAAACTAACTTTATCAATTGTAATGTTCTTGTTTTTCCAACTAAGTTTTTCGCAAACTATTTTTGGGAAATGGAAGACTATTGACGACATAACAGGAAAAGAAAAAGGAGTTGTTGAAATCTTTGAGCACAAAGGAAAAGTTTACGGCAGGATTATCGAAATATTTGAAGCGGAAAAAAAGCATATCAAATGCGAAAAATGCGATGGCGATGAGAAAAACAAACCTGTAATGGGAATGAACATTATTAAGGGAATGACAAAAGATGGTGATATTTATGGTGGTGGAAAGGTGTTAGACCCAAAAATTGGTAAATGGTATCACTGCAAAATTTCCCTCGATGGAAAAGATAAACTGATTGTTCGCGGTTATATAGGAATTCCACTTTTTGGCAGATCACAGATATGGATTAGACATAAATAACTACATTTAAAATGAATTACTTCATTGAAGTTATTGTTCCGCTTTCTTTGCCTAAAACCTTTACTTATAAGGTTTCAGAAAATGAATTTGCATTTATTAAAAAAGGAATGCGGATTGCTGTTCCTTTTGGTAAAAACAAAATCTATACAGCCTTAGCAATCGATTTGCATCAAAACGAACCAACGCTTTATGAGGCAAAAGAAATCCACCAAATTCTTGACGAAAAACCAATTGTAAACGAATTCCAAATCAATCATTGGTTTTGGATTGCGTCTTATTATATGTGTAATATTGGAGATGTTTATCGTGGTGCATTACCATCAGCTTTGTTGTTGGAAAGCGAAACGATTATCTCTCAAAATAAAGAAACATTTGTAGATGAAACTTCTTTTACTGATGATGAGTTTTTGATATATGAAGCCTTACAACATCAGAGTTCATTGAAAGTCGAGAACATTATTGACATTCTGAATAAGAAAACGGTTTTGCCGGTTATTCAAAAGTTAATTAACAAAAAAATCATCTCGCTTCAGGAAGAAATCCAGGAGGAATACAAACCCAAACTTGTCAAATACATTCGGCTGCACGAACAGTATCAAAAGGAAGAAAATCTAATAGCTTTATTGGATGGTTTAAAATCCGAAAAGCGAAAAAATCTAGTACTCCAATATTTTCAATTGCAAGCGCAGGAACGTCAGCCTGTTTCGGTAAAACAATTAACGGAAACGACACAAACTTCTGCAGCAATTGTCAAAGGATTGGTTGATAAAGAAATCTTTGAAGAGTATTTTATTCAGGAAGACAGAGTCAATTTTGATAAAAATAAAGTTGAAAATGAATTGACTTTAAGTCAGACGCAACAACAGGCTTTTGATGAAATTGTAAATTCTTTTGAAGAAAAAGAAGTTTCGCTTTTGCATGGCGTAACATCAAGCGGCAAAACAGAAATCTACACCAAACTCATTGAAAACTATATAGCTGAGGGAAAGCAAGTCTTGTATTTACTGTCGGAAATTGCTTTGACAACACAATTGGTTGCCCGATTAACGCAGCATTTCGGCAATAAGGTTGCTGTTTTCCATTCCAAATACAGTAATAACGAAAGGGTAGAAGTCTGGAACAACGTTAATCAAAATGCAGCATCAGCACAAATTATAATAGGAGCAAGGTCGGCTTTGTTTTTGCCATTTTCCAATTTAGGTTTAATCATTGTTGACGAAGAACACGAGCAAACATTTAAGCAACAAGATCCGGCTCCAAGATATCATGCACGTGATGCAGCGATTGTATTGGCAAATGCGCATCTAGCCAAAGTTTTATTAGGTTCCGCGACACCAAGCATTGAGACATATTACAATGCAACTTCAGGAAAGTTTGGTTTGATAACTTTAACGGAGCGCTTTGGGAAAGTGCAAATGCCCGAAATTGAATTGGTCGATTTGAAAGACAGTTATTTCAGAAAAAAAATGAAAGGTCATTTCAGCCTTACTTTAATTGAAGAAATTACCGAAGCGTTTGCTAATAATGAGCAGGTAATACTTTTTCAAAACCGTCGTGGCTTTTCGCCTGTTTTAGAATGTATGACTTGTGGTCATGTGCCGCAATGTCCACAATGCGATGTGAGTTTAACGTACCACAAATATAAAAACCAGTTGCGTTGTCATTATTGTGGTTATTCGATGGCAAAACCAACGAATTGCCATGTTTGTTCGAGTGTTGATTTGGAAACCAAAGGTTTTGGAACTGAGCAAATCGAATTGGAATTAGCCGAATTGTTTCCTCAAAAGAACATCAAACGCATGGATCAGGACACTACACGTGGGAAATACAGCTTCGAAAAAATCATTGATAGTTTTAAAAACAGAGAAATTGATGTTTTAGTTGGTACACAAATGTTGGCCAAAGGTTTAGACTTTGACAATGTCTCTTTAGTCGGAATAATGAATGCGGACAATATGTTGTATCATCCCGATTTTAGGGCTTTTGAAAGAAGTTTCCAAATGATGACACAGGTTGCAGGTCGTTCGGGCAGGGCAGAAAAACGCGGAAAAGTTATCATTCAGACGTATAATCCGTTGCATAATATCATTCAGCAAGTGACAAACAATGATTATGAAGGAATGTATAAGGAGCAACTTTATGAAAGGAAGATTTATTACTATCCGCCATTTTACCGTTTGATAAAACTAACCTTAAAGCATCGTGACTTTGAAAAATTGAAAGAAGGTTCGATGTGGTTGTATCAGGTTTTACAGCAAAACTTAACTATTCCTGTTCTTGGTCCGGAAGAACCGGCCATTGGAAGAATCCGAAACGAATATATTCGAACCATAATGATTAAGATGCCTGGAGACGCTTCGATTCAGGGCACAAAAAAAACTATCCAGAAAATACTGAATAGTTTTGATTTGGTTTCACAATACAGAACTATTAAAGTTACTGTAAATGTTGATTTTTATTGAGTAGACTTAAGCAATAGCTAAAGCTTTAATCAAATCTTCTTTCTTATTTCGGCTCAACGGAATTTTTGTTACCCCAATTTCGGCAAACTTACTGTTGAAACGTTCCACTTTATCAATATTAATGATATAAGATTTATGAACCCGAATAAATTTCTCTTTTGATAAATCATTTTCAAAAGACTTCATAGTTGAAAGAACAAGATTACTATCTTCTTCGGTAACTACTTTCACATAATCTCCATAAGCTTCAATCCACTTAATTTTATTGGTATAAATTTTAAGTTTCTTAAGATTACTCTTAATAAAGATATGTTCTCCTTCTTCTTCCTGATTTTCTTTTTTAAGCATATGGAAATCCATTGCTCTTCTGACAGATGCATTAAAACGATCCAAAGCTATCGGTTTCTGTAGGTAGTCCGTAGCGTCATAATCGAATGCTTTCATAGCATACTCTGCCTTTGACGTGATAAAAATAATTTGGGGTTTTACTTTTAAGCCGTCAAGAAAATCAAAACCGCTGATGACTGGCATCTCGATATCGAGAAAAATTAAGTCAACGGTATGAACCGACATGCAATTTTTTGCTTCAATTGCATTAGAAAAATCACCTACTAAATGTAGATTTGGGTGATTATTTACTAACTTTGCGATGATCATTCTTTGAATCGAACTATCATCAACAACAACACAATTTAGTTTCATAATATTATTTATTATAGATTTGGTGATGTAAAAATAGATACTTTTTTTTAATCCACCAAGCATTTCATCGATTTTTTTTGCTTTTTGTCGGTATTTTTTACTTTTTGACGATTTAACGTTACTTGCGATTGTTAATTCAAATATTATTCATACTTTCGCGCCCAAATTAAATTTTAATCATTTTTATTATGAATCATTACGAAACTGTTTTCATCTTAAATCCCGTTTTATCTGAAGTTCAGGTAAAGGAAACAGTAAGCAAATTTGAAGATTTTCTTACTGCTAAAGGAGCAAAGATGGTATCCAAAGAGGATTGGGGCTTGAAAAAACTAGCTTACGAAATCCAAAACAAGAAAAGTGGGTTTTACCATTTATTCGAATTCCAAGTATCAGGAGAAGCTTTAATTGCTTTTGAAACTGAGTTTAGACGTGACGAGAGAGTTATGCGTTTCCTTACTGTAAGTTTGGATAAACACGCTATTTCTTGGGCAGAGAGAAGAAGAACTAAATTAAAAGAAGCAAAAGCAAACTAATCATGGCAAACTTACAACAATCCGCTTCAGGAAAGAAAGACGGAGATATCAGATATCTTACGCCTTTAAACATTGAAACAAACAAAACTAAAAAGTATTGTCGTTTCAAAAAATCTGGAATCAAATACATCGATTATAAAGATGCAGATTTCTTATTGAAATTCGTTAACGAGCAAGGTAAAATTTTACCAAGACGTTTAACAGGAACTTCATTAAAATACCAAAGAAAGGTGTCAGTAGCTGTAAAAAGAGCTCGTCACTTAGCTTTAATGCCATACGTGGCCGATTTATTAAAATAATATAAACTCAGTTGTTGGTTTCCCGGTAAGCGGAACCTAACTTCTATAATAAGGACAACAACATGGAATTGATCTTAAAACAAGACGTTCAAAATTTAGGATTTAAAGATGACGTAGTAACGGTGAAAAACGGATACGGTCGTAATTTCTTAATCCCACAAGGTTTCGCTTCTTTAGCAACTCCTTCTGCAAAAAAAGTTTTAGCTGAAAACCTAAAACAAAGAGCACACAAAGAAGCTAAAGTAGTAAACGATGCAAAAGCATTGGGTGAAGCTTTGAAAGCTATCGAAATTAAAATCACAGCAAAAGCTGGTGGCGAAAAATTATTCGGTTCTATCTCTAACATTGATATCGCTGCTGCTTTAGAAGCTGCAGGTCAAACTGTTGATAGAAAATTCATCACTAGTGGTGTTGTAAAACGTACAGGTAAATACTCTGCAACTGTGAGACTTCACAGAGATGTGGTTGTTGAATTACCATATGAAATCGTAGCTGAAGTTTAATCTTTCGCTATATAGTATAAAAGTCCCGATGTAAGTCGGGATTTTTTTTTGAAGCTATTTCCCGCTATTCGTTACAATCTTTTTAATTTGTGCTTCGACAAGCTCAGCATGACAAATTAAAAAGGATTTTCACTGCTATCGGGGCTAAAAAAATTATTTATAAAATAAAACTAAGAACCTTAGAACCTCAGTGCCTTAGCAACTTTAAAAAATGAAGTACAAAAGACTAACAAAAGAACAATTTGAAGAACTGCACAAGGAATTCACCAACTTCCTGGCAACACAATCTATTGATAAAGCCGAATGGGATAAAATAAAATCAGATAAACCGGAAGTTGCAGAACAGGAATTGGATGTTTTCTCCGATTTGATTTGGGAAGGCGTTTTGAGTAATGCTCATTATTTAGAACATTTTTCTAAAAACCATATTTTCCTTTTTCACTGTCAGGAAAAATTAATCCAATCTATTGTTTTAAAAGCATTAGAACCACAAGTCGATTTTATGCAAAAGGATGGCTTGCAATGGTTGAGTGATAATATATTTACCGATGCTGTTGAAATTCATTTGGGTAAAAAAGAATATCAGGGCGAACGAAACCCAGCTATTTTTGATTTGATTAAAGAAGGCGCTATTTTGAGTGACGGACAATTATATCTTCAAATAAACGGAATAATTCAGTCATAAAGTTTATTCCTTTTCAAAAAATATTGGCTATTTTAGTGCACATAATTTGCAACTATAATAGCCAATTCTTTTTATGGATATTCAGAAAACAATTCAGGATTTACGTGACGAACTCAATCAACACAACCACAATTATTATGT is part of the Flavobacterium sangjuense genome and harbors:
- a CDS encoding quinone-dependent dihydroorotate dehydrogenase encodes the protein MYKLLIRPILFWFDPEEVHYFSFSFIRFISKIPFVSSILKSIYDVNDTRLEREVFGLKFKNPVGLAAGFDKDAKCFQELSNFGFGFIEIGTLTPKPQDGNPKKRLFRLKQDSAIINRMGFNNGGVDAAVLRLKKNKDVLIGGNIGKNKITANEDATSDYLICFETLFDYVDYFVVNVSSPNTPNLRELQEKEPLTKLLQTLQNENDKKPKAKPILLKIAPDLTDEQLLDIIDIVNETKISGVIATNTTISREGLQSENKTETGGLSGKPLTKRSTEVIRFLSEKSNKAFPIIGVGGIHTAEDALEKLEAGASLVQLYTGFIYEGPKLVSDINKAILRN
- the rplI gene encoding 50S ribosomal protein L9, whose product is MELILKQDVQNLGFKDDVVTVKNGYGRNFLIPQGFASLATPSAKKVLAENLKQRAHKEAKVVNDAKALGEALKAIEIKITAKAGGEKLFGSISNIDIAAALEAAGQTVDRKFITSGVVKRTGKYSATVRLHRDVVVELPYEIVAEV
- the nadC gene encoding carboxylating nicotinate-nucleotide diphosphorylase — its product is MISEQQFQKELNIIIQNGIREDIGPGDYSSLACIPTNAKGKAKLLVKDNGIIAGVAFAKMVFENVDPTLEIETFIEDGTAVKHGDIVFHVSGSSQSILKAERLVLNSMQRMSAIATKTNQYVKLLEGTKTKVLDTRKTTPGFRACEKWAVKIGGGENHRFALYDMVMLKDNHNDFAGGITNAINKTKEFLKFNDLDLQIIVEARNLDEIKEILESEGVYRILIDNFNFDDTRKAVELIGNKCLTESSGNINENTIRQYAECGVNYISSGALTHSVYNMDLSLKAF
- the rpsR gene encoding 30S ribosomal protein S18 — protein: MANLQQSASGKKDGDIRYLTPLNIETNKTKKYCRFKKSGIKYIDYKDADFLLKFVNEQGKILPRRLTGTSLKYQRKVSVAVKRARHLALMPYVADLLK
- a CDS encoding LytR/AlgR family response regulator transcription factor, whose protein sequence is MKLNCVVVDDSSIQRMIIAKLVNNHPNLHLVGDFSNAIEAKNCMSVHTVDLIFLDIEMPVISGFDFLDGLKVKPQIIFITSKAEYAMKAFDYDATDYLQKPIALDRFNASVRRAMDFHMLKKENQEEEGEHIFIKSNLKKLKIYTNKIKWIEAYGDYVKVVTEEDSNLVLSTMKSFENDLSKEKFIRVHKSYIINIDKVERFNSKFAEIGVTKIPLSRNKKEDLIKALAIA
- a CDS encoding DUF6495 family protein, giving the protein MKYKRLTKEQFEELHKEFTNFLATQSIDKAEWDKIKSDKPEVAEQELDVFSDLIWEGVLSNAHYLEHFSKNHIFLFHCQEKLIQSIVLKALEPQVDFMQKDGLQWLSDNIFTDAVEIHLGKKEYQGERNPAIFDLIKEGAILSDGQLYLQINGIIQS
- the rpsF gene encoding 30S ribosomal protein S6, with the translated sequence MNHYETVFILNPVLSEVQVKETVSKFEDFLTAKGAKMVSKEDWGLKKLAYEIQNKKSGFYHLFEFQVSGEALIAFETEFRRDERVMRFLTVSLDKHAISWAERRRTKLKEAKAN
- a CDS encoding YihY/virulence factor BrkB family protein; this translates as MSTTTENKFSKLPVIKQFVFLLDGIKLPWLHGMSLYEMLSFYFTGIFEGEISYRATAIAFSFFMALFPFALFILNLIPYIPIEGFQEDFLGFVQQSVPPTTYDAIYKIINDILHNSHSGLLSTGFLMAVLLMTNGVNAVLGGFEASHHIHVSLKRKFFRQYVVALALSIVLSFLLLITVAAIVIFEVFIQKTKIQDVLSDNIPLIEMGRYIFVILMILMATSILFRYGIKHDKKRALVSIGSVVTTILIIISSYFFGIWVVKFSKYNELYGSIGTLLVVMFYIWINSMVLLLGFDLNASIHHIKREKQKEIDNKVP
- the priA gene encoding replication restart helicase PriA; translated protein: MNYFIEVIVPLSLPKTFTYKVSENEFAFIKKGMRIAVPFGKNKIYTALAIDLHQNEPTLYEAKEIHQILDEKPIVNEFQINHWFWIASYYMCNIGDVYRGALPSALLLESETIISQNKETFVDETSFTDDEFLIYEALQHQSSLKVENIIDILNKKTVLPVIQKLINKKIISLQEEIQEEYKPKLVKYIRLHEQYQKEENLIALLDGLKSEKRKNLVLQYFQLQAQERQPVSVKQLTETTQTSAAIVKGLVDKEIFEEYFIQEDRVNFDKNKVENELTLSQTQQQAFDEIVNSFEEKEVSLLHGVTSSGKTEIYTKLIENYIAEGKQVLYLLSEIALTTQLVARLTQHFGNKVAVFHSKYSNNERVEVWNNVNQNAASAQIIIGARSALFLPFSNLGLIIVDEEHEQTFKQQDPAPRYHARDAAIVLANAHLAKVLLGSATPSIETYYNATSGKFGLITLTERFGKVQMPEIELVDLKDSYFRKKMKGHFSLTLIEEITEAFANNEQVILFQNRRGFSPVLECMTCGHVPQCPQCDVSLTYHKYKNQLRCHYCGYSMAKPTNCHVCSSVDLETKGFGTEQIELELAELFPQKNIKRMDQDTTRGKYSFEKIIDSFKNREIDVLVGTQMLAKGLDFDNVSLVGIMNADNMLYHPDFRAFERSFQMMTQVAGRSGRAEKRGKVIIQTYNPLHNIIQQVTNNDYEGMYKEQLYERKIYYYPPFYRLIKLTLKHRDFEKLKEGSMWLYQVLQQNLTIPVLGPEEPAIGRIRNEYIRTIMIKMPGDASIQGTKKTIQKILNSFDLVSQYRTIKVTVNVDFY
- a CDS encoding DUF2147 domain-containing protein, which gives rise to MKLTLSIVMFLFFQLSFSQTIFGKWKTIDDITGKEKGVVEIFEHKGKVYGRIIEIFEAEKKHIKCEKCDGDEKNKPVMGMNIIKGMTKDGDIYGGGKVLDPKIGKWYHCKISLDGKDKLIVRGYIGIPLFGRSQIWIRHK